DNA from Tripterygium wilfordii isolate XIE 37 chromosome 4, ASM1340144v1, whole genome shotgun sequence:
CAACCAAGCATTGCCGCCCAAATTATAGATACGAATTACCGAGTTTCACAAATCTTCAAATTGTTGCTGACTTTGTGAGTCATAAACAGCCTCTGCAAGGGAAAGAGAAATTGAATCATATTCATTGTAGGCACCCAGCTTTTCCGGCATCTTCTTCATTATATGCCATAAGCATAAACGGTGCCTAGAATTTGGAAAAACAATTGCAATTGCGTTCTTCATTGCTCTATCTTGGTCAGTGATGATTCCAAAAGGGGCAACGCCATTCATACAAGCAAGCCATGTCTGAAACAACCATGTAAAGGTCACTGTGTCTTCATTAGAAATTAATCCACATCCTAGTAGTATCGATTGACCATGGTGATTAACCCCAACAAATGGAGCGAAAGGCATATCATACTTATTAGTAAGGTATGTAGTATCAAACGTAATGACATCACCAAATTCCTTACATGCTGCCCTGCTCCTAGGATCTGCCCAAAATACATTTTTTAGTCGACCATGCTCATCCCAATCAATCATTGAAAAGAAACCTTCATTCTGTGATTGCATCTTCAAAAAATAGCTTTGCACTGCATTCGCATCTCCTTCACCAAGCCTTAATCGTCTAACTTTCGCAATCATGTTTCTTGTATCTTTTTCAAGAAAGGGAAGATTCTCATGTCCACCAGCTCCAATTACTTGTGCATTATGGCTTTTGTTTGGTCTAATGCCAGCAATATCATTTATTTCAAGCTACCTCTTAACATGCGAACTTATTTCACGATTACAACGAAAAAACCTAGCTTTACTTGGACTCAAACCATGATTGTGCTCGTCTTCAAAATGACTAACTACATATTTTCCATCAAGATATAATCGACCACACAGCCTTGCATTGCAACCAATCTTCACACATGAACGAGGCTCCAAGGCATTGTTTGATTGACTCTTCAACTTGCCTGATCGTCCACATGTAAATGTGACATATTTTATTATCCCATCTTTATCTTTATTCAATGATCTCCGCTTCACTGAAAAACCCTTTTGCTTCCCAAATTTTCTGTAAAAATTCAGCATCTCATCTATAGTGCTAAAGACCATGCCAATCTGCAGTTCTTGAACTAGTTCATCAAGTTGTGCCATTTTATCGTTTTTGCTTTCATCCTCACCTTCTGAACTTTCAACAAAATGATCACCCATAGAGCCAATTTCTCATTCAACAGTGACAAACATATGTACCTAAGCAGATGACAAATAATTTGATAGAAAACATTGACAAATAATTTTGCATTCACATAttccaaaatcaaataaatcatCTGCATTTGATCTCTATAATAATGTGAGATTACTAAGCAAAGTTTTTTGTGAGGATATATTAGTGAAGACATTAGATTCCCCAACAAGAGCACTAGTTGCAACATCAGAAGCAATTCCAGCACTGTGAAATACAGAAGTATAATAATATACCACGACATTTATATACAACATATTTCTCACATATGTGCAGCACTTTTCAGTCGGGACTTACCTTGTATTAGGAAGGAGAAGTGCATCGAGTTGCAGCCTGTTGGGGGGTCGACTTCGGGGTTAAGAGAGCGTGCCTGGGTCGAGAGCAGAGATAAGGGGGTCGTTGGTGTCAATCAGGGTTGAGAGAGGCACGCCTGGTTTGAGAGAGATGAGGAGATCGGCATATGCAGATCGCGC
Protein-coding regions in this window:
- the LOC119996831 gene encoding protein FAR1-RELATED SEQUENCE 4-like, with product MGDHFVESSEGEDESKNDKMAQLDELVQELQIGMVFSTIDEMLNFYRKFGKQKGFSVKRRSLNKDKDGIIKYVTFTCGRSGKLKSQSNNALEPRSCVKIGCNARLCGRLYLDGKYVVSHFEDEHNHGLSPSKARPNKSHNAQVIGAGGHENLPFLEKDTRNMIAKVRRLRLGEGDANAVQSYFLKMQSQNEGFFSMIDWDEHGRLKNVFWADPRSRAACKEFGDVITFDTTYLTNKYDMPFAPFVGVNHHGQSILLGCGLISNEDTVTFTWLFQTWLACMNGVAPFGIITDQDRAMKNAIAIVFPNSRHRLCLWHIMKKMPEKLGAYNEYDSISLSLAEAVYDSQSQQQFEDL